The following are from one region of the Endozoicomonas sp. 4G genome:
- a CDS encoding IscS subfamily cysteine desulfurase → MKLPIYLDYSATTPCDPRVAEKMSQCLLSEGNFGNPASRSHVFGWKAEEAVEDARRQVADLLGADPREIVWTSGATEADNLAIKGVAHFYSKKGKHIITSRIEHKAVLDACRQLEREGYEVTYLEPDSEGMITPEQVSNALREDTILVSLMHVNNEIGVVTDIAAIGEITRASKVLFHVDASQSAGKLPIDLGTLKVDLMSLSAHKMYGPKGVGVLYVRRKPRVRIEAQIHGGGHERGMRSGTLPTHQLVGMGEACRIAKEEMGVDNEHSLRLRQHFLNSISDMEEVHVNGSLEHRVAGNLNISFAFVEGESLIMSLKDIAVSSGSACTSASLEPSYVLRALGVSDELAHSSLRFSFGRFTTTEEVEYAATQVREAVEKLRELSPLWDMYKDGVDLSTVQWVAH, encoded by the coding sequence ATGAAATTACCAATATACCTCGATTATTCAGCAACAACACCTTGTGATCCTCGTGTTGCTGAGAAAATGAGCCAGTGCCTGTTGTCTGAGGGCAACTTCGGTAATCCTGCATCCCGTTCACACGTGTTTGGCTGGAAGGCAGAAGAAGCTGTTGAAGACGCCCGCAGACAGGTTGCGGACCTGCTGGGTGCTGATCCTCGTGAAATTGTCTGGACTTCAGGTGCCACTGAGGCTGACAATCTGGCTATTAAAGGTGTAGCGCACTTCTACAGCAAAAAAGGCAAGCACATCATTACCTCCAGAATTGAGCACAAAGCCGTTCTGGATGCCTGCCGTCAGTTGGAGCGCGAAGGTTATGAAGTCACCTACCTTGAGCCCGACTCTGAAGGTATGATTACCCCCGAACAGGTTAGCAATGCGTTGCGTGAAGACACCATCCTGGTCAGCCTGATGCATGTTAATAATGAAATTGGCGTGGTGACGGATATCGCCGCCATTGGCGAGATTACCCGGGCCAGCAAGGTTTTGTTTCATGTTGATGCTTCGCAGAGTGCAGGCAAGCTTCCCATTGACCTGGGCACCCTGAAAGTGGATCTGATGTCGTTATCGGCTCACAAAATGTATGGTCCCAAAGGTGTGGGTGTGCTCTATGTACGTCGCAAGCCGCGCGTTCGTATTGAGGCCCAGATTCATGGTGGCGGTCATGAGCGGGGTATGCGTTCAGGCACTCTCCCGACTCATCAGCTGGTCGGTATGGGTGAAGCCTGTCGTATAGCCAAAGAAGAGATGGGGGTTGATAACGAGCACAGCCTGAGGCTGCGTCAGCACTTTTTGAACAGTATTTCAGACATGGAAGAAGTTCATGTCAATGGCAGCCTTGAACACCGTGTTGCCGGCAACCTCAACATCAGCTTTGCCTTCGTAGAAGGTGAGTCTCTGATTATGTCTCTGAAAGACATTGCTGTCTCTTCCGGGTCGGCCTGTACTTCTGCCAGTCTGGAACCATCTTACGTGCTGCGCGCACTGGGTGTCAGTGATGAGCTGGCCCACAGTTCCCTGCGTTTCAGCTTTGGTCGTTTCACAACGACTGAAGAAGTGGAGTATGCGGCTACTCAGGTGAGAGAAGCCGTAGAAAAACTGCGTGAACTGTCACCTCTGTGGGACATGTATAAAGACGGTGTTGATCTCAGTACTGTTCAGTGGGTAGCGCACTAA